The genomic segment ATACCGGAAAGCACTTCCTGAGAAAGTGCATTGATCTGTGTGACACGGGTATTGATTTCATCTGACGTTGAAGACTGTTGCTCTGCGGCAGCAGCGATACCATTCACCCGGTCCGCAATGGAGTTGGAATGTTGCACGATTTCGTCCAACACACTTCCAGCCTTCTGCGCCATGCCGGAGGTATTCACTACCCGCACCTTGGCGCTGTCCATTTCCTTGACGACATTTGCCGTGGATTGTTGAATGAGCGAGATGGCTCCTTCAACTTCCTTGGTCGCATCCATGGTTTTTTCGGCCAACTTCCTGACTTCATCAGCAACCACGGCGAACCCTCGCCCGGCCTCACCGGCACGAGCCGCCTCAATTGCGGCATTCAGGGCCAACAAATTGGTCTGATCCGCAATGTCATTGATGACCGCCATGACTTTCCCGATATTCTCGGCCCGACTGGACAGAGAACCCAAAGCTTCGGCCAAGTTCTCGGTGGTATCGGCAACCGTATTGATTTCGACAACCGTTTTACCGACCACTGTCCCGCCATCAGCCGCGACCTTATTCGCCTGATTCGACGCTTCTGCGGTTTCCGACGCATTTTTGGCGACTTCAAGGACTGTAGCGTTCATTTCTTCCATGGCCGTGGCGACCTGACTGGTCTCATCGGCCGTGGTATCCACTCCTCGTGCCAGCTCTCGCATCTGCTCGGACAAGGCATCAGAGGATTCGTTGAGTCGGTTGGCGACTTCGGTCACCTCATTGGCAACCACCAACAAATTCTGCTGTTGCTTCTCGATATTCTTCTTGTCTCTTTCTTCACGGGTCAGATCGATGAGCACACAGATCACACCCACGGCCTTGTCGTCTGCATCCTTGAGCGGTGAAGCTTCAAACAGCAACGGGAAATCCGTGCCATCAGCGCGATGATACACAAACCGGCCGGTCACGGGGTTGCCGTGTTCAATGACATCGGCGGCATTACACGTCGCTTCGTCCTCGGAATCACAGGTAAAGACGTCAGAGACACGCCGTCCCTGGACTTCATCTTCAGTCAAGCCGAGGATGTTCTGAAGCGGCGGATTGATGAATTTAAGATGCAGGTCCTTGTCCGTCACGAACAGCGGAACCACAATCCCGTCAAGCACGCTTTGATTGTACTGAAGCTGGTCTCTGATCTGGTCAACCATTTCTCCCAGATATCTGGACAACGCTCCCAACTCATCACTCCCCTTCACCGTAAATTTCGCATCCAAGTTGCCTTTGCTGACTTCTTCTGTCGTAGCGGCGATGATGGAGATTCGATTGACAATGGCCCGGCGCATGAAAATGATGAGCGCCGCGAGCAAAGCGATGACACCAAAGACAGAAATTGCAGCGGATTTCAGTTGGCTGTCCTTCAAGGCTTGAAACTGCGGACTGACATCAATAGCCACAACCATTGATCCAAGAATTTTACGACTTTTGCCGTGGCAATGGTGACATTCGAGACTGTTGGCAATGGATTTCACCTCGGCAAAATGCAATTTGCCATTAATATCCATCAACTCTCCAGCCACAATCTTTTCATCAAGGCTGTTCTGAATCAGGTCGGGAAGACCATTTTCCGTCCGGAGATCAAAAATATTCTTCCGTTCGACGCCACGCTCGGTGGCATAGGTCACTTCGCCCTTGTAATCGGTCATGTAAATCATGGTATCCGGATAGCGCGAAGCCATTTCCGCAAACTTGATTTTCGTTCCGTCATTGTCTCCCACGGACATGGGATCTTCGATGGCCATGTACAACATGTCGGCCACGCGCTCTGCCGAGGCCTCGACCTCTTGCAATGTATGATCTCGGGTAGAAATGGAATTGTTGGCAAACAATCCTGCAAATGCAATCACCGTCAGGATTGAAGAAAGAAGCGTAATTTTGACACCAAGGGAATTTCGAATAAATTTCATACAGCCCCCTTAGTGTGCCCCGCCGTATAACAGCGGCTTGAAGTCAAAAGCATCAATTCTTTCCGGATTGTGACACGAAGTGCAGTCGTCCATACTCAGACTGCCCTTGATCAAGTCCGGATCACCGTCGGCCTCCACATGATCGTACCCTGGTCCGTGACAGACTTCGCATCCGCAGTCGGCCATACCCGGTGTTTCCGCAAAACTGACAAACCCCCCAGGTCGCCCGTATCCGGTCATATGACACACATAACATTCAGCGACTTCCTCGTTTGTCAAATCCGCAGCCATGACCTTGACGGATTTTCCGGAATGCGCTTTTTTCGCAAATTTCTTGAAGTTCCCATACTCCTCTTCATGACATTCACCGCACGATTCCGACCCCACAAATTGTCCGGAATTCGTTCGGCCAACGCCCGCCATTGCGACCGTCATGACACAAGCAGCCATCAAAACGCCCAGGCTTCCTTTGTACCACACCGCTTTTTTCAACATGAACCAACCCCCGTAACGTGTAGAACACTCGGGAGGGCCATCACCCTCCCGATATAATTCTATATTTCATAGATGGTTTTTGAAAGCAGGTAAAGTACTCGCTAAAATCTTTCGCCTCCTACCAATCAAGTGTTGCCTTGAACGCCCCTGCCATAGCGTCAACCCCTTCCCGCAACACCGTCTTATCGGCATTTTTGACAAGAAGTTGAGAGGAGTCAAAGACTTTACCAATATAAGCACACACCTGACCGGCAAACAGTTCTTCAAAGGCGTCCGCATTGGCGCTGTCCACCGAAACCACAAACCGGCTAGCGGATTCCGAATACAACACGGCTGTTTCGTTCATCACACCGCAGGTCGGCACCCTGGACAGATCGACATCAGCACCGAGTCGGCCACCAATGCACATTTCAGCCAAGGCCACACCCAATCCGCCATCCGAGCAGTCGTGACAGGCGGTGATGAGTCCGCGTTGCGTGGCCTCGAACACGGTTTCATACCGAGTCTTGGCGGACACAAGGTCAACCTGAGGCACATCCGGATTGGAAAATCCGAGCTGCTGCGCCACTTCACTGCCACCGAGTTCCGGGCGGGTCATGCCGAGCACATAGATTCGGTCGCCGTCCTTCTTGAAATCCGAAGTCAGGCACTTGTTCACATCAGGAATCACACCGATCACCGAAAATAACACGGTCGGCGGAATGGAGATTTTCTGGCCGCCGCCCTTGTAATCGTTCTTCATGGAATCCTTGCCGGACACGCATGGAACGCCGAATCCGAGGCAATACTGGGCCAAAGCCTGATTGGCACGGACCAACTGAGCCAGCTTGTACTCACCGTCCGACGTAGACTCGGATTGAACAGGATCGCACCAACAGAAGTTGTCACAACCGGCCATGTAATTGACGTCGCCACCCACGGCCACAGCGTTCCGAATCCCTTCGTCAATAGCGTTAGCCATCATCCAATAGGTGTCATAATCGGAAAATTGCGGACAAATACCATGTGACACGACCAACCCCTTGTCCGAACCGAGTTCGGGCCGGATCACACCGGCGTCGGACGGGCCGTCCGCCTTCACGCCCACCATGGGTTTGATGGCGGACTTGCCTTGCACCTCATGATCGTATTGACGAACCACATATTCCTTGGAGCAAATATTCAGCCTGCCGAGCATATCCTTGAGCAGCCCACCCTGATCCTCGGGGACCGGGACCGCATCCTTGGCAAATTCAGGCCGCTTCCACACAGCAGACAATTCCATCTGGGGCACGCCATTATGCAGGAAGTCCATATCGAGACACGTCACCACACGGTCGTTGTATCGTGTCAGGTATTTCCCTGAATCGGTAAATGTTCCGAGAACAGAGGATTCCACATCCATCTCCTCCGACAGGGCCATGAATGCGTCAATCTTTTCCGGCGGAACAGCCATGGTCATGCGTTCCTGGGCTTCGGAAATCAGAATCTCCCAAGGCTTCAGGCCGTCATACTTGAGCGGAGCCTTGGCAAGGTCCATATCGAACCCGCCACTGTCCTCAGCCATTTCGCCCACAGACGACGACAGACCACCAGCCCCGTTATCGGTAATGGCGTTGTACAGGCCACGATCCCGGGCGCGCATCAGAAAATCATACATCTTGCGCTGAGTGATGGGGTCACCGATCTGCACTGCGGTCGCCGGGCTGCCCTCGTGCAGTTCTTCAGATGAGAATGTCGCGCCATGAATGCCGTCCGCTCCGATGCGACCACCGGACATGACAATCAAATCACCCGGCAACGCGCATTTTTCCTGAGACGGTTTTCCGGCCACGGTGACCGGCATGGTGCCGATAGTGCCGCAATAGACCAACGGTTTGCCCAGATACCGTTCATCAAAAACAATGGACCCGTTCACCGTGGGGATACCGGACTTGTTGCCACCGTGTTCCACCCCTTCACGCACGCCTTCAAACACACGACGGGGGTGCAGCAATCTCGGCGGCAATTCACCTTCGTAAAACGGATCGGCAAAGCAGAAAACATCGGTGTTGCACAACAGGTTCGCGCCGATACCGGTGCCCATGGGGTCCCGGTTGACACCCACAATGCCGGTCAAGGCTCCGCCGTATGGGTCCAAAGCGGACGGCGAGTTATGGGTTTCCATTTTCACACACACATTGATGGCGTCGGAAAAACTGATGACACCGGCGTTGTCCTTGAACACGGACAGACAATAATCACCGCCATCCCGAGTCGCTGCGTTGCGTTCGCGAATCTGTTTGGTCGATCCCTGAATAAAGGTCTTATACAGGCTGGACAACTCGGTGGTCGTCCCGTTTTCCGTATTTTCATACCGAATTTTCGCGCTGAAAATCTTATGCTTGCAGTGCTCTGACCACGTCTGGGCCAACACTTCGATCTCCGCATCCGTGGGATCAACAGCCATGCCTCGCGCCGTCCGTTCAGCCTGCACGGCCGGATCGGCGTAATACGCCTGAATGTCGTGCAGCTCCCGCAACGACAAGGCCAATGTATTGGCCCGAGAAAAATCTGTCATCTCCTGGTCAGACATGGTCGATAATGGAATCACCGCCACTTCGTCAGACGCCTGTCCGGTAACCTGAGCGGCCTTGGCCTCGAATCCCGGCTCGGATGTCCACGTCCCCGAAGATTTGTACTCATACCGCTGAATCAATTCATTCGCCAACAAATCCCGTGACACACGTTGAATGTCGGCTTCGCTCATATCCGCACACATCAGGTATTGCTTGGAGGTATAAACCTTGACCGCTTCCAGCTCCACCTTGTCCAACCCGAGGACCACACCCAGCGTTTCCCGCGCGGTGCGTCCTTCATTGTCAGTGACGCCGGGACGGAATCCGACTTCGACAATCCAGTCGAAATCACGGGCCAGCGGTTTGAGGGATACCTCGTGCAACACCGGATCGTGCAGGGCTGCCCGTTCCAGAACAAGATCAACCTGTTCCTGTGACACTCCTTCCAGAGTAAAGACATTGACGATGCGCACATCCTGCACATCCATGCCGAGTTCACTCCTGATCTTGCGGGCGACACGTTCGCCCAGCACGTCACGGACGCCTTGTTTCAGTCCAACGACGATACGACACAACATGATTGCTCTCTCCTCACTGGCTACCGAAAATCAATACACTCCGGCAACCACCGTTTTATTCAAATCGGAAGGCCGATCCCCTGCCCGGGAACCGGCCTGAAATTACTTGGTTCTAGTCAGCACAAAATCCGCAGCCTGTTTGAGGACCACAAGCTCTTCGCCCGGCTCAAAACTGTCCAGGCAGGCCTTGGCCTTCTCCACATAGGCAGCGGCTTCCTCTCGGGTCTTTTCCGAATATCGCCCGTCCCGGACCCGCGTCAGAATGTCCTGACACTGCGCGTCGGTCAACGACTGCTCCTTGAGAGCCCTCAAGAGGGTCACACTCTGTTCGGCATCCCCATTTTCCATCAATAAAATCAATGGCAACGTGACCTTGCCTTCTCTGAGATCGCCGCCCTCGGGCTTGCCGGTCTCGGATGTCGGCGACGCGTAATCCAATGCGTCATCCACCAACTGGAAGGCGATACCGAGATTCAAACCAAAGTCACCGGCCGCGTCTTCCTGTTCAGGGGTCGCTCCGGCCAAAGCCGCTCCACACCGGCAGGCGCACTCGATCAAGCGCGCTGTCTTGCCAATAATGATCTCAAGGTACTTATCCCGATTCAGGGACGGATTCTTGGAAAAAGAAATTTCCTCGATTTCACCGACCGCAGTCTCCATGGTTCCCTTGGCCAGCAGCCAGGAAAGCCGGGCATTGCCATACCGCGACGCCATCTGGTTGGCCAAGGCAAGCAACGCGTCACCGGCCAGAATGGTCTCGGTCCGACCAAACACGAGGTGTGAGGCGGGTCGGCCACGGCGCAATTCAGCGTCGTCAAGGTAGTCATCATGCAGCAAGGTCGCCGAATGCAACAGCTCCAGCGAACAGGCCATGGCGTGAAAATCATCTTTGGCATAGCCAAGGGATCGAGCGAACAGGATTGTCAGGATAGGACGAATCCGTTTACCGCCAGAGCCAATGATATGCTTGGCCACATCCCGAACCAGACCGTTCAGTTGATCGGCTTCCTGGTCGAGAAAGTCATTTATGCCGGGAAGTTCCCGTTGAAAACATCGTAAAAGTTCGTCCATATCTTTAACACTATGTCAGGTTGCGGGTTGAGGGACAAGCCCCGTTCTACGCCGTAAAAAGCTGGTTGGCAGCGAGGCCAAGCCCCTTCAGCGCACCTTTCAAATCCCAGTCCTCAGCCTCTCGGGAGCCGACCAGATTGGAGATGGTTCGCACCTCCAAAAATGGCAGTCCCATGCGCCCGGCACCAAATGCCAGACCAAAGCCTTCCATATTTTCCAGATTGGCATTGCAGGCCAGCTTGAGCCACCCGGCCCGTTCAGCCGTGCCCGTAACACTGCTGACCGTCACGGATGACGCGCGCAGCCATTTTTGACCCAACGTCACATGCATGGTTTCAGCATCATTGACGGGATTCAATTTGACTCGATTCCAAATAAGCTGGTCGTTGATCTTTCCCTGGGGAAAATTGATTCCCTTGGGGTCAACATTGCCTTCTTCATCCAGCAATCCGTATTCAGGCCACGTCTCCTGCCAGCAATAACAGGTGGAAAGCATGGGGAATTCATCAAGATCATAGGCCCCAGCAATACCGAAATTGATGACACCGTCCACATCGTCCCGCCCCAACACAAGGCCGGTCATGAGCGAAGCATTCACCAATCCGACGCCAGTCACGGCCAAAAGCAGTGTGCGTCCGTTGCATTCATACTCCGCCGTCTCACCCTGCTCCACTCGGGGAGCGTCGGGAAACACGGCCTGCATCTCATTGGATGTCGCTGTTATTACTAAAAGCATGAAACCCATTTATAGTCGCCAATACTCGATATGCTCGGCGGCCAATTCCGCACGGTCCAGAATACCCTTCACATCCACAATCAACGCGGTGTCCGGGGTGGCAAACCACTTCTTCAATTCCGCAACCGGAATCTCGGTGTATGCCGCATGTGGCACGGCCAAAATCAAAGCATCCAGATCTCGCATGGTCTCCAGGTCACACAATTCCACACCCAAAACGTCACGAGCTTCGTCGTGATCGGCCTGCGCATCATGCACCAAGACGTCCACACCGTACTCATTCAGCTCCTCAAGGATATCCACCACGCGGGTATTGCGCAAATCCGGAACATTTTCCTTGAAGGTCAAACCGAGCACGCCAATCCGCGCGCCTCTGACTTTGCAATCATTTTTGATAAGCCGCTTGATGGTTGACTCGGCAATAAACTTGCCCATGGTGTCATTGATCTCGCGCCCAGCCAGTATGACATGGGGATGAAAGCCCATGGCCTCGGCCTTGAAGGTCAAATAATATGGATCGACCCCGATGCAGTGTCCGCCCACCAGACCGGGACGGAAAGGAAGAAAATTCCATTTGGTGCCAGCGGCCTCAAGCACATCCAGCGTATCGATGCCCATGGTGTCGAAAATCCGGGACAACTCGTTCATAAGGGCGATATTCAAATCGCGTTGCGTGTTCTCGATAACCTTGGCTGCCTCGGCTGTCCGAATATTCGGGGCAAGATGGGTTCCAGCCTCCACGACCATGCCATACACCTGCTGCAACAGCTCTCCGCACGCTTCGGTCTGTCCGGCAACCACTTTCACGATGGTTTCCAGCCGATGCACCTGATCGCCCGGGTTGATCCGTTCTGGCGAATAGCCGACC from the Pseudodesulfovibrio sp. JC047 genome contains:
- a CDS encoding methyl-accepting chemotaxis protein — translated: MKFIRNSLGVKITLLSSILTVIAFAGLFANNSISTRDHTLQEVEASAERVADMLYMAIEDPMSVGDNDGTKIKFAEMASRYPDTMIYMTDYKGEVTYATERGVERKNIFDLRTENGLPDLIQNSLDEKIVAGELMDINGKLHFAEVKSIANSLECHHCHGKSRKILGSMVVAIDVSPQFQALKDSQLKSAAISVFGVIALLAALIIFMRRAIVNRISIIAATTEEVSKGNLDAKFTVKGSDELGALSRYLGEMVDQIRDQLQYNQSVLDGIVVPLFVTDKDLHLKFINPPLQNILGLTEDEVQGRRVSDVFTCDSEDEATCNAADVIEHGNPVTGRFVYHRADGTDFPLLFEASPLKDADDKAVGVICVLIDLTREERDKKNIEKQQQNLLVVANEVTEVANRLNESSDALSEQMRELARGVDTTADETSQVATAMEEMNATVLEVAKNASETAEASNQANKVAADGGTVVGKTVVEINTVADTTENLAEALGSLSSRAENIGKVMAVINDIADQTNLLALNAAIEAARAGEAGRGFAVVADEVRKLAEKTMDATKEVEGAISLIQQSTANVVKEMDSAKVRVVNTSGMAQKAGSVLDEIVQHSNSIADRVNGIAAAAEQQSSTSDEINTRVTQINALSQEVLSGIQQSNRGILEVSEMAQNLSELVAKFRN
- a CDS encoding cytochrome c family protein translates to MLKKAVWYKGSLGVLMAACVMTVAMAGVGRTNSGQFVGSESCGECHEEEYGNFKKFAKKAHSGKSVKVMAADLTNEEVAECYVCHMTGYGRPGGFVSFAETPGMADCGCEVCHGPGYDHVEADGDPDLIKGSLSMDDCTSCHNPERIDAFDFKPLLYGGAH
- a CDS encoding phosphoribosylformylglycinamidine synthase subunit PurS, with translation MLCRIVVGLKQGVRDVLGERVARKIRSELGMDVQDVRIVNVFTLEGVSQEQVDLVLERAALHDPVLHEVSLKPLARDFDWIVEVGFRPGVTDNEGRTARETLGVVLGLDKVELEAVKVYTSKQYLMCADMSEADIQRVSRDLLANELIQRYEYKSSGTWTSEPGFEAKAAQVTGQASDEVAVIPLSTMSDQEMTDFSRANTLALSLRELHDIQAYYADPAVQAERTARGMAVDPTDAEIEVLAQTWSEHCKHKIFSAKIRYENTENGTTTELSSLYKTFIQGSTKQIRERNAATRDGGDYCLSVFKDNAGVISFSDAINVCVKMETHNSPSALDPYGGALTGIVGVNRDPMGTGIGANLLCNTDVFCFADPFYEGELPPRLLHPRRVFEGVREGVEHGGNKSGIPTVNGSIVFDERYLGKPLVYCGTIGTMPVTVAGKPSQEKCALPGDLIVMSGGRIGADGIHGATFSSEELHEGSPATAVQIGDPITQRKMYDFLMRARDRGLYNAITDNGAGGLSSSVGEMAEDSGGFDMDLAKAPLKYDGLKPWEILISEAQERMTMAVPPEKIDAFMALSEEMDVESSVLGTFTDSGKYLTRYNDRVVTCLDMDFLHNGVPQMELSAVWKRPEFAKDAVPVPEDQGGLLKDMLGRLNICSKEYVVRQYDHEVQGKSAIKPMVGVKADGPSDAGVIRPELGSDKGLVVSHGICPQFSDYDTYWMMANAIDEGIRNAVAVGGDVNYMAGCDNFCWCDPVQSESTSDGEYKLAQLVRANQALAQYCLGFGVPCVSGKDSMKNDYKGGGQKISIPPTVLFSVIGVIPDVNKCLTSDFKKDGDRIYVLGMTRPELGGSEVAQQLGFSNPDVPQVDLVSAKTRYETVFEATQRGLITACHDCSDGGLGVALAEMCIGGRLGADVDLSRVPTCGVMNETAVLYSESASRFVVSVDSANADAFEELFAGQVCAYIGKVFDSSQLLVKNADKTVLREGVDAMAGAFKATLDW
- a CDS encoding polyprenyl synthetase family protein produces the protein MDELLRCFQRELPGINDFLDQEADQLNGLVRDVAKHIIGSGGKRIRPILTILFARSLGYAKDDFHAMACSLELLHSATLLHDDYLDDAELRRGRPASHLVFGRTETILAGDALLALANQMASRYGNARLSWLLAKGTMETAVGEIEEISFSKNPSLNRDKYLEIIIGKTARLIECACRCGAALAGATPEQEDAAGDFGLNLGIAFQLVDDALDYASPTSETGKPEGGDLREGKVTLPLILLMENGDAEQSVTLLRALKEQSLTDAQCQDILTRVRDGRYSEKTREEAAAYVEKAKACLDSFEPGEELVVLKQAADFVLTRTK
- the mqnB gene encoding futalosine hydrolase; this encodes MGFMLLVITATSNEMQAVFPDAPRVEQGETAEYECNGRTLLLAVTGVGLVNASLMTGLVLGRDDVDGVINFGIAGAYDLDEFPMLSTCYCWQETWPEYGLLDEEGNVDPKGINFPQGKINDQLIWNRVKLNPVNDAETMHVTLGQKWLRASSVTVSSVTGTAERAGWLKLACNANLENMEGFGLAFGAGRMGLPFLEVRTISNLVGSREAEDWDLKGALKGLGLAANQLFTA
- a CDS encoding nucleotide sugar dehydrogenase, which codes for MISLNELKSKADSIAIVGLGYVGLPLAVALGRHFHVIGVDISEKRVAELNQRIDRTNEVDFSTVGDDVDLEFSADLADLKKARLVIIAVPTPIDEFRSPDLRPVKGATTSVGQYLQPGTVVVYESTVYPGLTEEICVPILEAESGLKCGEDFWVGYSPERINPGDQVHRLETIVKVVAGQTEACGELLQQVYGMVVEAGTHLAPNIRTAEAAKVIENTQRDLNIALMNELSRIFDTMGIDTLDVLEAAGTKWNFLPFRPGLVGGHCIGVDPYYLTFKAEAMGFHPHVILAGREINDTMGKFIAESTIKRLIKNDCKVRGARIGVLGLTFKENVPDLRNTRVVDILEELNEYGVDVLVHDAQADHDEARDVLGVELCDLETMRDLDALILAVPHAAYTEIPVAELKKWFATPDTALIVDVKGILDRAELAAEHIEYWRL